In Deinococcus psychrotolerans, a genomic segment contains:
- a CDS encoding helix-turn-helix domain-containing protein — MSHEKIAEKQTTLVEVADKIGVGYATVLNMLNPSDESAPRGDILLAFCRHLDININLVAAALPETLTNTKTARKRLGNVQRATQVF, encoded by the coding sequence ATGAGTCACGAAAAAATTGCCGAGAAACAGACGACATTAGTGGAAGTGGCAGATAAAATTGGTGTTGGCTACGCGACCGTGCTCAACATGCTTAACCCATCGGACGAGTCCGCACCTCGTGGCGATATTTTGCTGGCTTTTTGCCGTCATCTTGATATCAATATCAACTTGGTCGCCGCTGCTTTGCCAGAAACTTTGACCAATACGAAGACTGCCCGTAAACGTCTCGGAAACGTGCAAAGGGCCACGCAAGTCTTTTAG